The Betta splendens chromosome 2, fBetSpl5.4, whole genome shotgun sequence nucleotide sequence CTGTTAACACAAAGGTTGTGAACTCGATTATATACAAATAACGtattttattttcacaaataaaacaatgattCATTATAacgttatttattttttgcgttttgctgccccctgctgggcttTTCTAGAATAGACCAAAATAGAATGGACACGTGACGGTCATAAACGTCTCTCCCTCCCGTGTATCTGACTGTTAGTTTGCATGTATTTGTATCGACGTCactgtgtggcgtctgctgcaTTTGGTTTCACTCTAAAATCAGACGGAGCGCGTTTTTCCTCTTCGATCGCAGATTTCCAGGTTCTGGACCACGGAGCAGGTATGTGTGTTATTACCTGTGTTCACTGTGTGAGCGCACATAAACTGATGGCGTTACTGTGGGAAAACCTTGGCTCAAACCACAGCGAAGGTTCAGTTACAGACTCGTAGATGAAAAACCGAACGGAACCACTAAGAACgagtgttgttttatttaagtttcttataaatgaaagtaaaagtaaaacgtTAAATAAACAAATCCATGCATTCGCTTAAACCTGTTGGAGTCACAGCTTTAGAGCCTCACGCGCATGTCTTCATCTGTACATGTGTTAATTTAGCTTTTAATCTTCAACTTCATCctgctttttattaaaatatgacgTCATTCAGCCTTTTTGAGGCGTCTGTGTTTCATCACATTCATCCATTCTCTGTTTAAAAAGTTTATATGGCATAAATTAAAGTTAAGTTAAAGGAAGCAACGGCATCAAACCACGTCAGGCCACTGAGAATAAACACGATAAATCAACATTATAGAAGCTGTTGTGTTAAAGCAGTTTGCTAATATTCAAACCTGAATCAACGTCTGATTTAAACAAATCCAGTAAAAGCATTCTGATTGTGACACATGTTCCTGAAACGTTTCTGCCTTTTTGCGACTCTTCTTCCAGACTCCAGGATGTTTGTGCTGCATGGTTTTCATCTGCTTTTCCAAACTCTTGTCGTCTTCGCTCTGACTTTACACTCGTGTGAAGGTAAATGTGAAGCCTTCGCTACTGACTGGTCTCTGCTGATGCACAGCAGCAGTCCCACATTCACACCTCTTCCTCCAGGCCGCTCTCTTGTCGTGGGTCCATCTCAGCCAATCGCGGCGGCCGTCGGTGATGACGTCACGCTGCCGTGTCGCCTGCAGCCGCCGGCGGATGCGGTTGCCATGACGGTGGAGTGGACGAGGACCGGCCCCGACCGCAGGTTTGTCCTGGTGTGGCGCGACGGCGAGGAGCTGAGGAACAAACACGAGGCCTACGAGGGAAGAACGTCGCTGCTCACGGACGAGCTGAGGAACGGGGACGTTTCTCTGAGGCTGGTTCACGTGAGGCCGTCGGACGCAGGAACCTACAGGTGCTTCGTTCCAGGGTTGGACAGCGACGCTGCTGTGCAGCTCGTTGTAGGTCGGTCAGGTTTGTTTATGGTCGAGCACAGAGTGAAGGAACAGTCTCAGAAGCTACGGTTTGAACTTTAACCTCCAGCATCTGACCTCCAGGTTCTGTCTCCTCACCCGTGATCCATGAGGTCTCCAACACCAGTGACGTGGTGGTGCTGGAGTGTAGGAGTGGAGGCTGGTTcccagagcctgagctgctgtggctggacgCTGAGGgaaagctcctctctgctggaccTACAGAGACAGTCAGAGGTTCTGATGACCTCTatactgtcagcagcagagtgactgtggacaagagacacagcagcagatacacaTGCAGAGTCCAGCAGACCTCCATCAACCACACCTCAGAGGCTCACATTGAAGTTACAGGTGCTGTAGAACCTCAATGATCTCATGTTACACATCTGTTTCCAGCTGTTTCCTACaaactgtgtttctctgtgtgaccctTCATCAGGCAACATCTTCCCGGGTCAGACTGATTCTAGATCCAGTTCTGGTTCATCTGTTCTTGTCGTCGTGGGTTTGATTCTCTGTATCGTGGTTCttcttgctgctgttgctgctctggTTGTGTGGAAACgaaggaagaacaaacatggTGAGTCACTAAATTATTAACATCTTTAGTCTTATTTAATATCACAGCACTAGTTAAAGTTCTGGAGTCTGTGATCATTATGTGCTCACTAGCATAGTGTAGAACACAAACTCTGATCTGAGGATTTACTGTAAACGTCTGTGAATCCACAGCAAGTGAAGGGCGACAAAACCCTGTTAGTTCATCTGCATTAAATAAGAGCAGTAAAACCTCCATCACGTCTgaagcttcagcttcatctgTGTCAAACACTGACGTCTGTTTCTGCTCACaggaaagaagcagcaggatgaagagacACAGAACAGGTCTGGAGCTAATGAACCAGAGAAGGAACCTCTGATGGAACCAGAACGGGTAACAACACAGACGGTGGAAAACCAGAATGAGatgaagaaaacacagacagtaaAGAACCTGCAAACAGAAAACGTGGATAAAAAAccacagaggagagaaaacaacagTAGGAGCAAAGAAACAGACAATGAGACaatagaaacagacagagaacagtttagagaaaagagaggagaaaaccaGAGTGAGatggaggaaacacagacagtaGAGAACCTGCAAACAGAACAGACGGAGGCTGAAGATGAAGAAACACATGTTTTGACAAATGAAGAGACACAGAACAAGTCTGAAGCTAATGAACCAGAGAAGGAACCTCTGATGGAACCAGAAACAGACGGAGAACGAGTAACAACACAGACGGTGGAAAACCAGAATGAGAtggagaaaacacagacagtacATACACAGAACCAGGAAACAGAAGAGACGGAGGCTGAAGATGAAGAACCACATGATCAGGGTTTGACGGATGAAGGACAATatgaggagctgatggagagagaaaCATTAAGTGATGTTGACATAGAAATGGAGACACTTAAGAACAAGGTCACGTTAATTGACGGAGGTGAAAAAGGATATGATAAAAACATTAAGAGAAAACTAGGACAGAtaaaagataaagaaaagcagATCAGCGACATTaagaagcagctgaaggagctggagacacagagagaagagaCTGAGAAGAAGATGATGGATCCTGATTCACagaaagaagctgcagagacacaTCAGGAAGTGAGAGACGCAAAGAAGGTGGAACTTCAGAAACAgctgaaaaaaacagaggagtggATGAAGAGAATGATGAAGGAGATTGTTTACATGTCtgaaacaggaaagaaacaTAAAACCACAAAGGGGAGAGATGAAACCGCTAAAaagactgaggaggagaagaaacagaagaataaaaacctaaaaactACATCAGACAATTGATTATTAGAGCAGACGAATGGtcataaaacagacaaaacacaggaagcagctgaaaaTAAAGACACAACGAAGCAGAAAGGAGAGAAACCGTCCTCCAGCAACGCAGactctgatggttctgatggttctgatggttctgatggttctctGTGATGGATCAGTTTGATGGCGTGACTTCTCCTCAGTGGGAACATGATAAAAtgcagtgaagaagagaaaataTCAGCACTGACATGTTTAGAGGGAAGTTACGTCACCCCGCCACAAtaagacacatttaaaaatgtaaatgtttgccTAGTTCCCTCTACACTCTTGACTTCATGTACTTTAATAGATGAAAACACTAATACTAACTAATACTTTGTGATCACTACA carries:
- the LOC114843648 gene encoding butyrophilin-like protein 1, which codes for MYLYRRHCVASAAFGFTLKSDGARFSSSIADFQVLDHGADSRMFVLHGFHLLFQTLVVFALTLHSCEGRSLVVGPSQPIAAAVGDDVTLPCRLQPPADAVAMTVEWTRTGPDRRFVLVWRDGEELRNKHEAYEGRTSLLTDELRNGDVSLRLVHVRPSDAGTYRCFVPGLDSDAAVQLVVGRSGSVSSPVIHEVSNTSDVVVLECRSGGWFPEPELLWLDAEGKLLSAGPTETVRGSDDLYTVSSRVTVDKRHSSRYTCRVQQTSINHTSEAHIEVTGNIFPGQTDSRSSSGSSVLVVVGLILCIVVLLAAVAALVVWKRRKNKHGKKQQDEETQNRSGANEPEKEPLMEPERVTTQTVENQNEMKKTQTVKNLQTENVDKKPQRRENNSRSKETDNETIETDREQFREKRGENQSEMEETQTVENLQTEQTEAEDEETHVLTNEETQNKSEANEPEKEPLMEPETDGERVTTQTVENQNEMEKTQTVHTQNQETEETEAEDEEPHDQGLTDEGQYEELMERETLSDVDIEMETLKNKVTLIDGGEKGYDKNIKRKLGQIKDKEKQISDIKKQLKELETQREETEKKMMDPDSQKEAAETHQEVRDAKKVELQKQLKKTEEWMKRMMKEIVYMSETGKKHKTTKGRDETAKKTEEEKKQKNKNLKTTSDN